A stretch of the Lolium perenne isolate Kyuss_39 chromosome 3, Kyuss_2.0, whole genome shotgun sequence genome encodes the following:
- the LOC127342590 gene encoding uncharacterized protein, with protein MASGEGEGVEGWEAAVRAEVGAGWWDDPDGDDLRARFKAFTGQRCDWPEPKLLFWKDLILRVARRLRLCSAPAHLVTSVWFARPGGITPLCLPQVLEEMRADGEILLKSELIDPAAGSLYQILSRLSQMAISKRPIAQEDILVFRSLVEERFEDIVRQLSGSHWTSMCVVTISKFNTFFVGREEAHAALCYLSQRGKARYLVVRKEDPLEGVKFPLVSAQAPAVSKLDSDTLHLVWAEERLQQQLDVLDRRWEISRRRALMYFKGGNKKAASRYVRQSKLVSESRNKCTTLLERVEEVISLVSAAESTKQVHEAIQIGIKAMKEHDVSIEDINTHLKEVDDLVAAQREIDAALELVPLQSLAGEEDIEEQFRNLEAELLDKIPDVHVEEPEPVLHATEDSPDETAESLSDNLSKIKLGAI; from the exons ATGGCCTCCGGCGAAGGAGAAGGGGTAGAAGGGTGGGAGGCGGCGGTGCGTGCGGAGGTAGGCGCCGGCTGGTGGGATGATCCCGACGGCGACGACCTCCGCGCCAGGTTCAAGGCCTTCACGGGGCAGCGCTGCGACTGGCCCGAGCCCAAGCTCCTCTTCTGGAAGGACCTCATCCTCCGCgtggcccgccgcctccgcctctgcTCTGCCCCAGCCCACCTC GTGACGAGCGTTTGGTTCGCCCGCCCGGGAGGCATCACGCCGCTCTGCTTGCCGCAAGTCCTG GAAGAGATGCGGGCCGATGGGGAGATCCTGCTGAAATCCGAGCTAATCGACCCGGCCGCAGGGAGCCTGTATCAGATTCTCTCGAGGCTGAGCCAGATGGCTATCTCGAAGCGCCCGATTGCGCAGGAGGACATCCTGGTGTTTAGATCTTTGGTCGAG GAACGGTTTGAGGACATTGTTAGGCAGCTGAGTGGTTCCCATTGGACATCGATGTGTGTTGTTACAATTAGCAAATTCAATACCTTCTTTGTCGGACGGGAGGAGGCTCATGCAGCATTATGTTACTTGTCGCAGCGCGGGAAAGCACGGTATCTTGTGGTCAGGAAGGAAGACCCTCTTGAG GGTGTAAAGTTTCCACTTGTGTCTGCTCAAGCTCCTGCCGTCTCAAAGCTTGACTCTGATACCTTGCACTTAGTTTGGGCAGAAGAGAGATTGCAGCAGCAGCTTGATGTGCTTGATCGCAGATGGGAAAT TTCAAGGAGAAGGGCGTTGATGTACTTCAAAGGCGGAAACAAAAAGGCTGCTTCTCGATACGTGAGGCAGTCTAAATTGGTATCAGAAAGCAGGAACAAATGCACAACACTATTAGAGAGGGTTGAAGAAGTTATAAGCCTGGTTTCTGCTGCCGAATCAACCAAACAG GTTCATGAGGCAATCCAAATTGGTATTAAGGCGATGAAGGAGCATGATGTCAGCATAGAGGATATTAACACCCACCTTAAGGAGGTCGATGACCTTGTCGCAGCACAAAGAGAAATTGATGCTGCCTTAG AGTTGGTACCACTGCAGTCATTGGCTGGTGAAGAAGATATAGAAGAACAATTCAGAAACCTCGAAGCAGAATTGCTGGATAAGATTCCAGATGTGCATGTTGAGGAACCAGAACCAGTTTTACATGCAACTGAGGATTCACCTGATGAAACTGCTGAATCACTTAGCGATAACCTGTCAAAGATTAAACTTGGGGCCATCTAG
- the LOC127342591 gene encoding transcription factor PHYTOCHROME INTERACTING FACTOR-LIKE 15 produces MSDGNEFAELLWENGQAVVHGRRKHPQPAFQPFGTGSSGVQEKHHGGDSMLAFTKAGNLFGATGMAPSLHDFSSNGDDDTVPWINYPIIEDDDSAAPALTTADYCSDFFSELQEAAAAAATANLGSLPPSNPNATNNRGAPVASSSRAPLKEFHDLSAPSTRPTSQPQAPDLAAAKQPRPGGSAEGVMNFSLFSRPAALARATLQSVHRPQGTDKVSNITTSNPRESTVFQTTSGQRSDPMFADQRSVWQHPKDVRFASAAAPVGNLQQIIAREKVSNNTAVHKDAATRAPEATVATSSVCSVANVAANDERWRQQKRKAQAECSASLDEDLDDESGAALLRSASRSMKRSRTAEVHNLSERRRRDRINEKMRSLQELIPNCNKIDKASMLDEAIEYLKTLQLQVQMMSMGTGLCIPPMLLPPAMQHLQLSQMAHFPHLGMGLGYGMGVFDMNSTGSMPMSAMPGAHFPYQMIPGAAPQGIGIPGVNAMPMFGVPGQAIPSSGSSVPPFTSLAGVPVRPNLAPQVSGPMPNMVHEQHQGIANPQQHNLNKEAKQ; encoded by the exons AT GTCCGACGGCAACGAGTTCGCCGAGTTGCTGTGGGAGAACGGGCAGGCGGTGGTGCACGGGCGGAGGAAGCACCCGCAGCCCGCCTTCCAGCCATTCGGCACTGGCAGCAGCGGAGTCCAAGAAAAGCACCATGGTGGCGACAGCATGCTGGCCTTCACCAAGGCCGGCAACCTCTTTGGTGCCACAGGCATGGCTCCATCACTCCATGACTTCTCCTCGAATGGGGACGACGACACCGTCCCATGGATCAATTACCCCATCATCGAGGACGACGACAGCGCTGCCCCTGCTCTCACCACGGCTGACTACTGCTCAGACTTTTTCTCGGAGCTCCAggaggcggcagcggcagcagcaACGGCCAACCTCGGCTCTCTGCCACCTTCTAATCCCAACGCCACCAACAATAGAGGTGCTCCGGTTGCCAGCAGCAGCAGAGCACCCTTGAAGGAATTCCATGACTTGTCGGCTCCTAGCACCCGGCCGACTTCCCAGCCACAGGCGCCAGATCTTGCTGCTGCCAAGCAGCCTCGGCCAGGCGGCAGCGCCGAGGGCGTGAtgaacttctccctcttctcccGACCAGCAGCCCTGGCAAGGGCGACCCTTCAGAGCGTGCACAGGCCACAAGGGACCGACAAGGTGTCCAACATCACCACCAGCAACCCCAGGGAGTCCACGGTTTTCCAGACGACCAGTGGGCAGAGGAGTGACCCTATGTTCGCCGATCAGAGGTCCGTGTGGCAGCATCCAAAGGATGTGCGGTTTGCGTCGGCAGCTGCACCGGTCGGTAACCTGCAACAGATAATAGCTCGTGAAAAAGTTAGCAATAATACGGCTGTGCACAAGGATGCGGCAACAAGGGCGCCAGAGGCCACTGTTGCCACTTCCTCGGTGTGCTCTGTTGCCAACGTTGCAGCAAACGATGAACGATGGCGCCAGCAGAAGCGAAAGGCCCAGGCAGAGTGTTCGGCTAGTCTAGATGAA GATCTTGACGATGAGTCCGGAGCAGCGTTGCTAAGATCTGCCAGCAGAAGCATGAAACGCAGCCGCACCGCGGAGGTCCACAATTTGTCAGAAAGG AGGAGAAGAGACAGGATCAACGAAAAAATGCGCTCTCTTCAAGAGCTCATTCCCAACTGCAACAAG ATCGACAAGGCCTCAATGCTGGATGAAGCTATAGAGTACCTCAAAACTCTTCAGCTTCAAGTTCAG ATGATGTCCATGGGAACTGGGCTATGCATTCCACCTATGCTGCTACCACCAGCCATGCAGCACTTGCAGCTTTCTCAAATGGCTCACTTCCCTCATCTTGGCATGGGACTGGGGTACGGGATGGGTGTCTTCGACATGAACAGCACAGGATCGATGCCGATGTCAGCAATGCCTGGCGCTCACTTTCCTTACCAAATGATCCCAGGTGCAGCCCCACAAGGTATTGGCATCCCTGGTGTAAACGCCATGCCAATGTTTGGAGTCCCTGGGCAAGCAATCCCTTCATCAGGGTCCAGTGTACCACCATTTACATCCTTGGCTGGTGTTCCTGTTAGGCCAAACCTAGCCCCTCAAGTCTCTGGACCCATGCCTAACATGGTGCACGAGCAGCATCAAGGCATAGCGAATCCGCAGCAACATAATCTGAACAAGGAAGCTAAACAGTGA